In Gammaproteobacteria bacterium, a single genomic region encodes these proteins:
- a CDS encoding dienelactone hydrolase family protein: MSTQTLNYQDSDVTLEAYVAYPQSSEPAPLVLIAPAWAGRDQFACQKAEAIAKLGYIGFALDMYGNATVGKSNAENSELMSPFMHDRSLLSQRITAALNAAQSLKQVDTKRIAAMGFCFGGLCVLDLARSGADILGVVSFHGLLSAPEPSTNKKILAKILALHGYDDPMGKPDQLLAFADEMTNAQADWQIHAYGNTQHAFTNPQAHDEKLGLIYDKLADTRSWQAMKNFFAEIFSE; encoded by the coding sequence ATGTCGACTCAAACTCTGAATTATCAAGATAGTGATGTTACACTCGAAGCCTACGTGGCATATCCTCAATCATCTGAGCCTGCCCCGCTTGTTTTAATTGCACCAGCCTGGGCAGGACGCGATCAGTTTGCCTGTCAAAAAGCTGAAGCTATCGCTAAATTAGGCTACATTGGCTTTGCTTTAGATATGTATGGCAACGCGACAGTGGGGAAATCAAATGCTGAAAATTCAGAACTCATGTCGCCCTTTATGCACGATCGCAGCTTATTATCTCAACGCATCACCGCTGCATTGAATGCCGCACAAAGTTTAAAACAAGTCGATACAAAAAGAATAGCTGCCATGGGATTTTGTTTTGGAGGACTATGTGTTCTAGATCTTGCTCGCAGTGGCGCTGATATTTTAGGTGTCGTCAGTTTTCATGGGCTATTATCTGCACCAGAGCCATCAACCAACAAAAAAATTCTTGCAAAAATCCTTGCTCTGCATGGCTATGATGATCCTATGGGAAAACCTGATCAATTGCTCGCTTTTGCTGATGAAATGACCAATGCTCAAGCCGATTGGCAAATTCATGCCTACGGCAATACTCAACATGCTTTCACCAATCCTCAAGCGCACGATGAAAAACTGGGACTTATTTACGACAAATTAGCCGATACGCGATCATGGCAAGCAATGAAAAACTTTTTTGCAGAAATTTTTTCAGAGTAA
- a CDS encoding enoyl-CoA hydratase/isomerase family protein — translation MKQTAHYQHWKIDQDQQGIMWVTFDRQDSKVNTLGKAVLEELKNLVENIPPTAKGIVFQSGKSTGFIAGADITEFENITSEKEALDFVARAKTTFNSIEKLPITTVALINGFCLGGGFEFALACDYRIALDDPSVRIGLPEVKLGILPGWGGTVRLPRLIGVLNAMNIILPGSAVDAYKAKKLGMIDDIARTDDLLKRAAVYYINTTPPKHQPSFFQNLLAHNLLRSFVANRLTQSVAKKAPREHYPAPYLVIENWQRDGAQGEEAMEHESKAIAELFFHPSTASLVRAFLLQSRLKEQGKKLLTPIKHVHVIGAGTMGGDIASWCALNGYAVTLQDQTPEKIAPAIKRAYDLYLKKLKQPRVVQAAMDRLMPDTNGYGVKHADVIIEAIFEDLEVKKALYKSLEPNMKSTAILATNTSSLPLEELSVGLKNPERLVGIHFFNPVSLMQLVEVVRGKNTSDDTYNQALGFVTKIKRLPLPVMSSPGFLVNRILMPYLLEAIQLYEEGVAPMAIDKAATDFGMPMGPVELADTVGLEICLSVGEILSHHFSVHIPELLRSRVQEKKLGRKSGQGFYQYRDGKPVKVPLYQNAEIPANLTDRLILPMINESVRCWHEGIVSEEDFIDAGLIYGVGFAPFRGGPMHYIETEGAETIVQRLEDLVKECGERFKPDAGWQKLIKHPTKSASTKQSVKIE, via the coding sequence ATGAAACAGACAGCTCACTATCAGCACTGGAAAATAGATCAGGATCAACAAGGTATTATGTGGGTCACATTCGATCGTCAGGATTCTAAAGTGAATACTTTAGGGAAAGCAGTATTAGAAGAGTTAAAAAATCTTGTAGAGAATATACCACCCACAGCAAAAGGTATTGTTTTTCAATCAGGAAAATCAACAGGATTTATTGCGGGTGCTGATATTACCGAGTTTGAGAATATTACCAGTGAAAAAGAGGCACTTGATTTTGTTGCTCGTGCGAAAACGACTTTTAATTCTATTGAAAAATTACCTATTACCACTGTTGCTTTAATTAATGGGTTTTGCTTGGGCGGCGGTTTCGAATTTGCATTAGCGTGTGATTATCGTATTGCACTCGATGATCCCAGCGTCCGAATTGGCTTACCAGAAGTTAAGCTTGGAATTTTGCCCGGTTGGGGAGGAACAGTACGATTACCACGATTGATAGGTGTACTGAATGCAATGAATATTATTTTACCGGGAAGTGCAGTTGATGCGTATAAAGCAAAAAAACTGGGGATGATCGATGATATTGCTCGCACAGATGACTTGTTAAAACGAGCGGCTGTTTATTACATAAACACAACGCCTCCCAAACATCAGCCTAGTTTTTTTCAGAATCTATTAGCACACAATTTATTGCGTTCGTTTGTTGCGAATCGATTAACTCAATCGGTCGCCAAAAAAGCCCCCCGCGAACATTATCCAGCTCCTTATTTAGTTATTGAAAATTGGCAACGTGATGGCGCTCAAGGTGAAGAGGCGATGGAACACGAGTCCAAAGCGATCGCAGAATTATTTTTTCATCCATCGACAGCGAGTTTAGTTCGCGCTTTCTTATTGCAATCACGTCTAAAAGAACAAGGTAAAAAACTGTTAACACCGATCAAGCATGTTCATGTGATTGGTGCGGGTACAATGGGTGGAGATATTGCATCCTGGTGTGCATTAAATGGTTATGCCGTAACATTACAAGATCAAACACCAGAAAAAATCGCACCTGCTATTAAACGCGCTTATGACTTATATCTGAAAAAATTAAAACAACCCCGAGTGGTTCAAGCCGCGATGGATAGATTGATGCCTGATACTAATGGATACGGTGTCAAACATGCGGACGTGATCATTGAAGCGATTTTTGAAGATCTTGAGGTGAAAAAAGCATTATATAAATCCTTAGAACCCAATATGAAATCGACTGCAATTTTAGCGACTAATACATCGAGTTTGCCGCTTGAGGAATTGTCTGTAGGATTAAAAAATCCAGAGCGATTAGTCGGTATACATTTTTTTAATCCGGTTTCATTGATGCAATTAGTAGAAGTTGTTCGTGGTAAAAATACGAGTGATGATACCTATAACCAAGCATTGGGATTCGTCACAAAAATAAAACGGTTACCATTACCCGTAATGAGCAGTCCTGGATTTCTTGTGAATCGTATATTAATGCCTTATTTACTCGAAGCGATTCAGCTATATGAAGAGGGTGTTGCACCCATGGCGATAGATAAAGCCGCCACTGATTTTGGAATGCCTATGGGACCTGTGGAGTTAGCCGATACAGTGGGCTTAGAAATTTGTCTATCAGTAGGCGAAATTTTATCGCATCATTTTTCAGTGCATATTCCAGAGTTATTGCGATCACGTGTACAAGAAAAAAAGCTGGGTCGTAAATCTGGACAAGGTTTTTACCAATATCGTGATGGCAAGCCAGTGAAGGTGCCTCTGTATCAAAATGCCGAAATTCCTGCCAATCTCACTGATCGATTAATATTACCGATGATTAACGAGTCAGTACGTTGTTGGCATGAAGGAATCGTGTCAGAAGAAGATTTTATCGATGCTGGTCTAATCTATGGAGTTGGATTTGCTCCATTTCGAGGTGGACCTATGCATTATATTGAGACAGAAGGTGCAGAAACTATTGTTCAAAGACTTGAAGATTTAGTGAAAGAATGCGGAGAGCGATTCAAACCTGATGCAGGTTGGCAAAAATTAATTAAACATCCGACTAAATCAGCATCAACTAAACAGTCGGTGAAAATAGAGTAA
- a CDS encoding acetyl-CoA C-acetyltransferase, whose product MTVKQGYQRDVYIIDGSRTPFLKARGEPGPFSASDLAVNAGRELLARQPFSPTEFGEVILGCVSPSETEANIARIIALRLGCGKSVPAWTVQRNCASGMQALDCAAQDIASGRHDLVLAGGTEAMSRAPLIWNKKATQWFAGLSNARKPVDKLAKLAEFRFNFLQPIISILSGLTDPVVGISMGQTAENLAARFGITREEMDSFSLRSNERVAKAQAAGLFSELVPMIGSDGKLFGYDDGVRPDTTMEKLNSLKPFFDKKFGQITPGNSSQITDGAALVILASEDAVKRYNLPIMGRIVDCEWGALDPAQMGLGPVFAATPIIKRHQLALEDIGCWEINEAFAAQVIACLRAWESEEFCQQELGLTKAFGKIDENCLNVDGGAIAMGHPVGASGARIVLHLLNVLKRKNAKTGMAAICIGGGQGGAMLIESR is encoded by the coding sequence ATGACTGTAAAACAGGGATATCAACGAGATGTCTATATTATTGATGGAAGCCGAACCCCTTTTTTAAAAGCACGCGGTGAACCCGGACCCTTCAGTGCTTCTGATTTAGCGGTGAATGCAGGTCGGGAATTACTTGCACGACAACCTTTTTCACCTACTGAATTTGGAGAGGTCATTCTTGGTTGCGTCAGTCCCAGCGAGACAGAAGCTAACATAGCACGGATCATTGCATTGCGTTTAGGCTGTGGGAAATCAGTTCCTGCATGGACTGTGCAAAGAAATTGCGCTTCTGGTATGCAAGCCCTAGATTGTGCAGCCCAAGACATTGCTAGTGGACGTCACGATCTTGTTCTGGCAGGTGGTACTGAAGCCATGAGTCGAGCTCCACTGATTTGGAATAAAAAAGCTACGCAATGGTTTGCTGGATTAAGTAATGCGCGTAAACCTGTCGATAAATTAGCGAAATTAGCTGAATTTCGTTTCAATTTTTTACAACCTATTATTTCTATTCTTAGTGGATTAACAGATCCCGTTGTCGGTATTTCAATGGGGCAAACAGCTGAAAATTTAGCGGCTCGTTTTGGAATTACTCGTGAAGAAATGGATTCATTTTCGCTGCGTTCAAATGAACGCGTTGCTAAAGCACAAGCAGCAGGATTATTTTCAGAACTTGTACCCATGATAGGTTCGGATGGAAAATTATTTGGTTATGATGATGGTGTTCGACCCGATACTACAATGGAAAAATTAAATAGCCTCAAACCTTTTTTTGATAAGAAATTTGGTCAAATTACACCCGGTAATAGTTCGCAAATTACAGATGGCGCTGCGTTGGTGATTTTAGCCAGTGAAGATGCCGTCAAACGTTATAATTTACCTATAATGGGGCGTATTGTGGACTGCGAATGGGGGGCTTTAGACCCAGCGCAAATGGGATTAGGGCCTGTGTTTGCTGCAACCCCGATTATCAAACGACATCAATTAGCTCTAGAAGATATAGGTTGTTGGGAAATTAATGAAGCGTTTGCTGCACAAGTAATTGCCTGTCTTCGTGCCTGGGAAAGTGAAGAATTTTGTCAACAAGAATTAGGCTTAACGAAAGCATTTGGAAAAATAGATGAGAATTGTTTAAACGTTGATGGTGGTGCAATCGCTATGGGACATCCTGTAGGCGCAAGTGGTGCTCGAATAGTACTGCATTTACTCAATGTATTAAAACGTAAAAATGCTAAAACCGGAATGGCAGCGATTTGCATTGGTGGTGGGCAGGGCGGAGCAATGTTAATTGAATCACGTTGA
- the cydX gene encoding cytochrome bd-I oxidase subunit CydX, whose amino-acid sequence MWYFSWILGLGFACTFSILNAMWLELKN is encoded by the coding sequence ATGTGGTATTTTAGTTGGATTTTAGGACTTGGATTTGCTTGCACTTTTTCAATCCTTAATGCAATGTGGCTTGAATTAAAGAATTAA
- the ald gene encoding alanine dehydrogenase — protein MIIGVPKEVKKGEHRVGMVPSSVLELVNDGHEVLVETNAGKGIDIEDEIYKQHGAKIVATPAEIFAKADMIVKVKEPQASEYNLLREGQILFTYLHLAPDPQQANALVKSRCSAIAYETITDSHGGLPLLTPMSEVAGRLSIQAGAHCLEKAQNGRGILLGGVPGVGRGSVVIIGCGVVGTNALRMAIGTEARVTVLDKNLKRLREIDLLYGSKIKTLYATASTIEKALMDADLVVGAVLVHGGAAPKLITREMIKKMQHGSVIVDVSIDQGGCLETSRATSFDDPTYVVDGVVHYCVANMPGAVPRTSAFALNNATLPYVKTLANKGLENALINDPHFLNGLNVHAGHVTYEAVARDLNMPYLPAKEALSKHPVTA, from the coding sequence GTGATAATTGGCGTACCTAAAGAAGTAAAAAAAGGAGAACATCGGGTTGGCATGGTGCCCTCGAGTGTTTTGGAATTAGTGAATGATGGACATGAAGTATTAGTAGAAACGAATGCAGGAAAAGGTATTGATATTGAAGATGAAATATATAAACAACACGGTGCAAAAATTGTTGCAACGCCTGCCGAAATTTTTGCAAAGGCTGATATGATTGTAAAAGTAAAAGAACCTCAAGCAAGTGAATATAATTTACTTCGTGAAGGGCAAATATTATTTACTTATTTACATTTGGCTCCAGACCCACAACAAGCGAATGCGCTAGTAAAGTCTCGATGTTCTGCCATTGCATATGAAACAATTACTGATAGCCATGGTGGATTACCTCTGCTAACACCGATGAGTGAAGTTGCGGGAAGATTATCGATTCAAGCAGGTGCACACTGTTTAGAAAAAGCACAAAATGGTCGAGGAATATTACTCGGTGGAGTTCCTGGTGTAGGTCGAGGCAGTGTTGTGATTATTGGATGTGGTGTAGTCGGTACAAACGCACTTCGAATGGCTATTGGAACTGAAGCCCGAGTAACAGTACTCGACAAAAATTTAAAACGTTTGCGCGAAATCGATCTATTGTACGGTTCAAAAATTAAAACATTATATGCAACAGCTAGCACCATTGAAAAGGCCTTAATGGATGCTGATTTAGTAGTCGGTGCAGTTCTTGTGCATGGTGGTGCGGCTCCTAAGTTAATTACTCGAGAAATGATTAAGAAAATGCAACACGGTAGTGTGATTGTTGACGTATCAATTGACCAAGGTGGTTGCCTAGAAACTTCTCGAGCAACATCATTTGATGATCCTACTTATGTTGTTGATGGTGTGGTGCATTATTGTGTCGCCAATATGCCAGGTGCTGTTCCGCGAACTTCCGCGTTCGCACTAAATAATGCAACGTTACCTTATGTTAAAACACTCGCGAATAAAGGTTTAGAAAATGCATTAATAAATGATCCGCATTTTTTAAATGGCTTAAACGTTCATGCTGGACATGTGACTTACGAAGCGGTAGCGCGTGATTTAAATATGCCTTATTTACCGGCAAAAGAAGCGCTGTCCAAACATCCGGTGACAGCATAA
- a CDS encoding leucyl aminopeptidase family protein → MLGCFSELTAESIPIYLVNAVDFPAWLNSQEPSLRNWVQRMGFLAKKGELCLVPQNENNLLCVILGIADREDALQVGILPSKLPQGVYSLSVEWKDSLLECATIAWGLGSYRFTRYKKSQPYRAKLVISASCDSSEIQRTVSAIYRVRDLINSTPHDMNTTHLAAAAQEVAQECGASFNQIIGVDLLTENYPMIYAVGKGSESEPQLIDLRWGNQDHPKVTLVGKGVCFDTGGLDLKSADGMRYMKKDMAGAAHVLGLAQMIMQANLPIQLRVLIPAVENAISGSSYHPGDVLMSRKGLTVEVGNTDAEGRLILADALTEAASEKPELILDIATLTGAARVALGHEIGALFTDDETLASELLKHSKITLDPLWRLPIYKPYREGLESPVADLSNVAIPMFTAGAINAAVFLKEFVGNDISWAHFDIMAWNPRGSYMGPEGGAANAVRAIYSYLKERYQ, encoded by the coding sequence ATGCTAGGCTGTTTTAGTGAATTAACTGCAGAGAGCATCCCAATTTATTTGGTAAACGCAGTTGATTTTCCAGCATGGCTAAATTCACAAGAACCTTCGCTGCGCAATTGGGTGCAGCGAATGGGTTTTCTGGCCAAAAAAGGTGAGCTTTGTCTCGTTCCTCAAAATGAAAATAACCTTTTGTGCGTGATATTGGGCATTGCTGATCGAGAAGATGCCTTACAAGTTGGAATTCTACCGAGCAAATTACCACAAGGTGTTTATTCACTTTCTGTTGAGTGGAAAGATTCTTTATTGGAGTGCGCTACGATTGCGTGGGGACTAGGGAGTTATCGTTTTACACGCTACAAAAAATCGCAACCTTACCGCGCAAAACTCGTTATTTCAGCATCATGTGATTCAAGTGAAATTCAGCGAACAGTCTCAGCAATTTATCGCGTTCGTGATTTAATTAATTCTACGCCGCACGATATGAACACTACCCATTTAGCGGCAGCCGCTCAGGAAGTTGCTCAAGAATGTGGCGCTTCGTTTAATCAAATCATTGGTGTTGATTTGCTCACTGAAAATTATCCGATGATTTACGCAGTTGGTAAAGGTAGTGAAAGTGAGCCACAGTTAATTGATTTACGTTGGGGAAATCAAGATCATCCTAAAGTGACTTTAGTAGGAAAAGGTGTTTGCTTTGATACCGGTGGATTAGATTTAAAATCCGCTGATGGCATGCGTTATATGAAAAAAGATATGGCGGGAGCTGCACATGTTTTGGGATTAGCACAAATGATTATGCAAGCTAATTTGCCCATACAATTACGCGTATTAATTCCCGCGGTCGAAAATGCTATTTCTGGTAGTTCTTATCATCCAGGCGATGTTTTAATGTCACGAAAAGGATTAACGGTAGAAGTTGGTAATACCGATGCAGAAGGTCGCTTGATACTGGCGGACGCATTAACAGAAGCAGCAAGTGAAAAACCAGAACTCATTCTAGATATCGCGACCTTAACAGGCGCTGCTCGGGTTGCTCTGGGGCATGAGATAGGTGCGTTATTTACTGATGATGAAACTTTAGCGAGTGAACTTTTGAAGCACTCAAAAATCACTTTGGACCCATTGTGGCGGTTACCAATCTATAAGCCTTATAGAGAAGGCCTTGAAAGTCCAGTAGCAGATTTATCCAATGTTGCAATTCCTATGTTTACTGCTGGTGCTATTAATGCTGCAGTATTTTTAAAAGAATTTGTGGGTAATGATATTTCCTGGGCTCATTTTGATATTATGGCATGGAATCCACGGGGATCTTACATGGGGCCAGAGGGTGGGGCAGCCAATGCCGTTAGAGCGATCTATAGCTATCTCAAAGAAAGATATCAATAA
- a CDS encoding acyl-CoA thioesterase: MHDQEYIDKQPTLRVTTMPNDANAAGDIFGGWLMSQIDIAGAIEAKVRAKGPVATISVKELVFNKPLFVYDLVSFYTDITRVGTTSIEVAVEVFARRMREGEFQTIKVAWATFVYVAISKPGVKRTVPAE; encoded by the coding sequence ATGCATGATCAAGAGTATATAGACAAACAACCGACATTACGTGTTACCACAATGCCTAATGACGCTAATGCTGCTGGCGATATATTTGGTGGCTGGCTGATGTCACAAATAGATATTGCTGGTGCAATTGAAGCTAAAGTACGAGCAAAAGGGCCTGTTGCTACGATCTCAGTAAAAGAATTAGTCTTTAATAAGCCTTTATTTGTTTACGATTTAGTGAGCTTTTATACTGATATTACTCGAGTAGGGACGACGTCAATAGAAGTTGCTGTAGAAGTATTTGCTCGACGTATGCGCGAAGGTGAATTTCAAACGATAAAAGTTGCATGGGCTACTTTTGTGTATGTTGCTATCAGCAAACCGGGTGTTAAACGAACTGTTCCAGCAGAATAA
- a CDS encoding FAD-binding protein, with translation MAVLVIAEHNNQTVSPSTLATLTAAASLSSEIIVLVAGSQCNAVIDSVSKISGVVKVLVCDNTCFKNPVAEDIVALLEPLAKSFTHILASATTFGKNFIPRLAALLDVAPITDVIAIDNDDTFQRPIYAGNAIATVQSNDPIKVLTIRSTTFEAAGTQNVAAITEPLPFSSQNSQSEFIEKDAHPSERPELTSAKIIISGGRGLQNAEQFKIIERLADRLHAAVGASRAAVDAGFVTNDYQVGQTGKVVAPELYIAIGISGAIQHLAGITDSKIIVAINKDPDAPIFEVADYGLVADFFAILPEFEDALTQLGY, from the coding sequence ATGGCTGTTTTAGTGATCGCTGAACATAATAATCAGACCGTGTCACCTTCAACGTTGGCTACTCTCACTGCAGCGGCTTCTCTTTCTTCTGAGATAATAGTGCTTGTTGCGGGTTCACAGTGTAACGCTGTAATCGACAGTGTCAGTAAAATTTCGGGCGTTGTGAAAGTATTAGTCTGTGATAATACTTGTTTTAAAAATCCTGTAGCTGAAGATATCGTCGCACTGCTAGAGCCTCTAGCCAAAAGTTTTACACATATATTAGCGTCCGCCACGACCTTTGGAAAAAACTTTATTCCGCGTTTAGCAGCACTATTGGATGTAGCCCCGATTACTGATGTCATTGCGATTGATAATGATGATACTTTTCAGCGGCCAATTTATGCGGGCAATGCCATTGCGACCGTCCAATCAAATGATCCTATCAAAGTGTTGACCATTCGCAGTACGACCTTTGAGGCGGCTGGAACACAAAACGTTGCGGCCATCACTGAGCCATTACCGTTTAGTTCTCAAAACAGTCAGTCAGAGTTTATTGAGAAAGACGCCCATCCTTCAGAGCGTCCCGAATTGACTTCCGCAAAGATCATTATTTCTGGTGGAAGGGGATTGCAAAATGCTGAACAATTTAAGATCATCGAGCGTCTGGCCGATCGATTACATGCTGCCGTAGGCGCTAGTCGAGCAGCGGTTGATGCTGGGTTTGTAACGAATGATTATCAGGTGGGCCAAACAGGTAAAGTGGTCGCGCCTGAATTATATATTGCGATTGGAATTTCTGGAGCGATTCAACATTTGGCAGGAATTACAGACAGCAAAATTATTGTAGCGATTAATAAAGATCCTGATGCACCAATATTTGAGGTGGCGGATTATGGATTAGTGGCTGATTTTTTTGCGATTCTGCCAGAGTTTGAAGACGCATTAACACAACTTGGATATTGA
- a CDS encoding acyl-CoA dehydrogenase: MELLLFLATLWALLFYRIRLKLSSVILVILGFTCWFLGFLSDTFTIILASVFLPLFLIINIPWLRAHLISKFILHKVKSSIPPISKTEHEAIASGSTWWERDLFCGRPEWNKLHTFGQPVLLSDGRAFLAQQVPNLCSMLDDWKITHDQFDLPPEVWAFLKKEKFFGMTIPKRYGGLGFSAYTHSCVVTMIASRSYSAAVCVMVPNSLGPAELLQHFGTEPQREYYLPRLANGDEIPCFALTSPTAGSDATSIIDTGIVCKGVYQGKECLGLKLNWDKRYITLAPVATLAGIAIHVYDPDRLLAGETDIGITLVLVPTNLPGIEHGKRHLPLHQAFMNGPIQGTDVFVPLENVIGGETMLGKGWHMMTDSLAVGRGISLPAVSTAAAILCYRMTGAYARVREQFGHPIGDFEGIKIALARIGAGTYMCEAARVFTTGAIDSGAKPSIASAITKYHLTELSRKIVNDAMDIHAGRTIILGEHNYLANIYTAIPIGITVEGANILTRNLIIFGQGAFRCHPYLAKELEAFSSSDPKRGLLKFDRLIFKHIGFAMCNFSRALVYGITNGKNISVPIDGVFKQYYRQLSRMSIALSIVVDVALLSIGGELKRKENLSARLGDVLSYLYLASAVLKYFRENGQTLEDRPFAEYSLQWCLFQTQSALLGFLDNMPSHRWRWILKKTIFTWGAHYKMPNDDLALQIANAMMKPGSQRDRLTQFCFISKDHKDAANIMERTFIAAVETENSLLKIKQAVKQSKIAADLSVEERVNKAHELGIITSEEAAQIKEFYQLQNEAIQVDVLEGFGVKENP; the protein is encoded by the coding sequence ATGGAACTGTTACTGTTCTTGGCAACTCTCTGGGCGTTGTTGTTTTATCGCATTCGTCTAAAACTCAGTTCTGTCATTCTTGTGATTCTGGGTTTCACATGTTGGTTTCTAGGTTTTCTTTCTGATACTTTTACCATTATTTTAGCCTCAGTATTCTTGCCACTTTTCTTAATTATTAATATTCCCTGGTTGCGTGCACATTTAATTTCGAAATTTATTTTGCATAAAGTAAAATCCAGCATCCCTCCGATCAGTAAGACAGAACATGAAGCCATCGCATCAGGAAGTACATGGTGGGAACGTGATTTATTTTGCGGGCGTCCCGAGTGGAATAAACTCCATACATTTGGACAACCTGTTTTATTGAGTGATGGCCGTGCATTTTTGGCTCAGCAAGTTCCAAACTTATGCTCGATGTTGGATGATTGGAAAATAACGCATGATCAATTTGATTTACCGCCGGAAGTGTGGGCTTTTTTAAAAAAAGAAAAATTTTTTGGGATGACGATTCCTAAACGCTATGGTGGGTTAGGATTTTCTGCGTATACCCATTCATGTGTAGTTACTATGATCGCTTCGCGAAGTTACAGCGCTGCGGTGTGTGTAATGGTTCCAAATTCACTGGGACCTGCTGAATTATTACAACATTTTGGTACTGAACCGCAACGTGAATATTATTTACCACGGTTAGCGAATGGCGATGAAATCCCCTGTTTTGCGTTAACAAGCCCCACAGCCGGAAGTGATGCGACTTCAATTATTGACACTGGCATTGTGTGCAAAGGAGTTTATCAAGGAAAAGAATGTCTGGGCTTAAAACTCAACTGGGATAAACGGTATATTACGTTAGCCCCTGTGGCGACATTAGCAGGAATTGCCATTCATGTGTACGATCCCGATCGTTTGCTTGCAGGTGAAACAGATATTGGAATCACCTTAGTTTTAGTCCCTACGAATTTACCGGGCATTGAACACGGTAAACGCCATCTGCCACTGCATCAAGCATTTATGAATGGACCGATTCAAGGAACAGATGTGTTTGTGCCTTTGGAGAACGTTATTGGTGGTGAAACAATGTTAGGAAAAGGTTGGCACATGATGACAGATTCGCTTGCGGTCGGACGTGGAATTTCACTGCCTGCAGTGAGCACAGCGGCTGCAATACTGTGTTATCGCATGACGGGTGCTTATGCTCGCGTGCGAGAGCAATTTGGACATCCAATAGGAGATTTTGAAGGTATCAAAATTGCTTTAGCCCGGATTGGGGCAGGCACATACATGTGTGAAGCCGCTCGTGTATTTACTACCGGTGCTATCGATAGCGGCGCTAAACCTTCGATTGCTAGTGCGATTACTAAATATCATCTGACTGAACTCAGTCGTAAAATTGTAAACGATGCCATGGATATTCACGCTGGAAGAACAATTATTTTAGGAGAGCACAATTATTTAGCGAATATTTATACAGCCATTCCAATCGGAATTACTGTAGAAGGTGCTAATATTCTTACTCGAAACTTAATTATTTTTGGACAAGGCGCTTTTCGTTGTCATCCGTATTTAGCTAAAGAGCTTGAAGCATTTTCATCTTCTGATCCGAAGAGAGGATTATTAAAATTTGATCGCCTTATTTTTAAGCATATTGGTTTTGCAATGTGCAATTTTTCACGAGCATTAGTTTATGGAATTACTAACGGAAAGAATATTTCCGTGCCTATCGATGGAGTTTTTAAACAATATTATCGTCAATTATCGAGAATGAGTATTGCACTATCAATTGTCGTTGATGTGGCATTATTATCTATTGGTGGGGAACTTAAACGTAAGGAAAATTTATCTGCTCGATTAGGTGATGTGTTAAGTTACTTATATTTAGCATCAGCTGTATTAAAATACTTTCGAGAAAACGGTCAAACTTTAGAAGATAGGCCATTCGCAGAATATTCACTGCAATGGTGTCTGTTTCAAACACAGTCAGCCCTTTTAGGTTTTTTAGATAATATGCCAAGCCATCGATGGCGTTGGATATTAAAAAAGACGATTTTCACCTGGGGCGCTCATTATAAGATGCCTAATGATGATTTAGCACTGCAAATTGCTAATGCAATGATGAAACCGGGTAGTCAGCGAGATCGATTAACGCAATTTTGCTTTATTAGTAAAGATCATAAAGATGCTGCCAATATTATGGAAAGAACCTTTATCGCTGCGGTTGAAACTGAAAATAGTTTGCTTAAAATTAAACAAGCGGTCAAACAATCTAAAATAGCTGCTGATTTATCAGTTGAAGAAAGAGTAAATAAGGCTCATGAGCTTGGCATTATCACATCAGAAGAAGCAGCACAGATCAAGGAATTCTACCAGTTACAAAATGAAGCTATTCAGGTGGATGTTTTAGAAGGGTTTGGGGTTAAGGAAAATCCTTAA